From Deinococcus aquaticus, one genomic window encodes:
- a CDS encoding DUF420 domain-containing protein, which produces MAETINQWAVITIVLSGLALCVGVYLIRRGMREAHMRAMIVATSLATIFLVLYLTRLGLGYEKKYAGPEEWRTAYFVLLISHIILATLNLPLALGALWNAVKGLKAAGNLGNIDAPAARGYFNRHRAWVRWTVPVWLYVAVTGWIIYVVLHSYGEVIKGG; this is translated from the coding sequence ATGGCGGAAACGATCAACCAGTGGGCGGTCATCACGATCGTCCTGAGCGGCCTGGCCCTGTGCGTGGGCGTGTACCTCATCCGGCGCGGCATGCGTGAAGCGCACATGCGCGCCATGATCGTCGCCACATCTCTGGCGACCATCTTCCTGGTGCTGTACCTGACCCGGCTGGGCCTGGGCTACGAGAAGAAATACGCGGGACCCGAGGAGTGGCGCACGGCGTACTTCGTGTTGCTGATCAGTCACATCATCCTGGCGACCCTGAACCTGCCGCTGGCCCTGGGGGCCCTGTGGAACGCCGTGAAGGGTCTGAAGGCCGCCGGGAACCTGGGGAACATCGACGCCCCGGCGGCGCGCGGGTACTTCAACCGGCACCGCGCCTGGGTGCGCTGGACGGTCCCGGTGTGGCTGTACGTGGCCGTGACCGGCTGGATTATCTATGTGGTGCTGCACAGTTACGGTGAGGTCATCAAGGGCGGGTAG
- a CDS encoding Glu/Leu/Phe/Val family dehydrogenase, with amino-acid sequence MTATQDPAHQDPGHQPQKKYGAHDIPSYLDPNNLGPYEIYLEQVERVTPYLGKLAYWVETLKRPKRILVVDVPIHLDDGTVAHFEGYRVQHNTSRGPAKGGVRFHQDVTLSEVMALSAWMTVKNAAVNLPYGGGKGGIRIDPRKYSTGELERLTRRYTTEIGLIIGPEKDIPAPDVNTNPQTMAWMMDTYSMNVGRTATGVVTGKPVSLGGSLGRADATGRGVFVSGAEAMKKLGMPLEGARVAVQGFGNVGEAASRIFHEHGARIVAIQDVTGTIHSSAGIDPAAALEHLRRTGSILGLPGTEELKRDEFWDVDCDVLIPAALEKQITLENAGRIRARLIVEGANGPTIPAADDLLAERGVTVVPDVLANAGGVTVSYFEWVQDFSSFFWTEDEINKRLDRIMSEAFVSLWAVKEQHGVTLRTAVYIVACTRVLEARALRGLYP; translated from the coding sequence ATGACCGCCACCCAGGACCCCGCCCATCAGGACCCCGGCCACCAGCCCCAGAAGAAGTACGGCGCGCACGACATTCCCAGTTACCTCGACCCGAACAACCTCGGGCCGTACGAGATCTACCTCGAGCAGGTCGAGCGCGTCACGCCGTACCTGGGCAAACTCGCGTACTGGGTCGAGACCCTCAAGCGGCCCAAACGGATTCTGGTCGTGGACGTCCCCATTCACCTCGACGACGGCACCGTCGCGCACTTCGAGGGCTACCGCGTGCAGCACAACACCTCGCGCGGCCCCGCCAAGGGCGGCGTGCGCTTTCACCAGGACGTGACGCTCAGCGAGGTCATGGCGCTCTCGGCGTGGATGACCGTCAAGAACGCCGCCGTGAACCTCCCGTACGGCGGCGGCAAGGGCGGTATCCGCATCGACCCGCGCAAGTACTCCACCGGGGAACTCGAGCGCCTGACCCGCCGCTACACCACCGAGATCGGCCTGATCATCGGGCCGGAAAAGGACATTCCCGCGCCGGACGTGAACACCAACCCGCAGACCATGGCCTGGATGATGGACACGTACTCCATGAACGTGGGCCGCACCGCCACCGGCGTCGTGACCGGCAAACCCGTGTCCCTGGGCGGCAGCCTGGGCCGCGCGGACGCCACCGGACGCGGCGTGTTCGTCTCGGGTGCCGAGGCCATGAAGAAACTCGGCATGCCGCTGGAAGGCGCGCGGGTGGCCGTGCAGGGCTTCGGGAACGTCGGCGAGGCCGCGTCCCGCATCTTCCACGAGCACGGCGCGCGGATCGTGGCCATTCAGGACGTGACCGGCACCATCCACAGCAGCGCCGGCATCGACCCGGCCGCCGCGCTGGAGCACCTGCGCCGCACCGGCTCGATCCTGGGCCTGCCCGGCACCGAGGAACTGAAACGCGACGAGTTCTGGGACGTGGACTGCGACGTGCTGATCCCCGCCGCGCTGGAAAAACAGATCACGCTGGAGAACGCCGGGCGTATCAGGGCCCGCCTGATCGTCGAGGGTGCCAACGGCCCCACCATTCCCGCCGCCGACGACCTGCTCGCCGAGCGCGGCGTGACCGTCGTCCCGGACGTGCTGGCCAACGCAGGCGGCGTGACCGTGTCGTACTTCGAGTGGGTGCAGGACTTCAGCTCGTTCTTCTGGACTGAGGACGAGATCAACAAACGCCTCGACCGCATCATGAGCGAAGCCTTCGTGAGCCTCTGGGCCGTCAAGGAACAGCACGGCGTGACCCTGCGCACCGCCGTGTACATCGTCGCCTGCACCCGCGTCCTGGAAGCACGTGCCCTGCGCGGCCTGTACCCCTGA
- the panB gene encoding 3-methyl-2-oxobutanoate hydroxymethyltransferase yields MKRSIPELQHSAAPLVMVTAYDYPGGRHAEAASVDLILVGDSLGNVVLGYDSTAPVTLGDMIHHARAVRRGAPGTFMVVDLPFGTYHTGVQDAMRSAVRVIQETGADAIKMEGATPEILQVVQTLTRNGIPVMGHVGLMPQTATAQGGLRVQGKDDETARATLEGAVALEAAGAFSVVLEAIPARLANLISERLSVPTIGIGAGVGCDGQVLVTHDLLGVYEGEDKKIAKRYAEVGRLSREAIETYAAEVRARAFPTRENSFVMKDDVLGKLY; encoded by the coding sequence ATGAAACGCAGCATTCCGGAGTTACAGCACTCCGCCGCGCCGCTGGTGATGGTCACCGCCTACGATTACCCCGGCGGGCGGCACGCCGAGGCGGCCAGCGTGGACCTGATCCTGGTGGGCGACAGCCTGGGGAACGTGGTGCTGGGCTACGACAGCACCGCGCCCGTCACGCTGGGCGACATGATCCACCACGCCCGCGCAGTGCGGCGCGGCGCGCCCGGCACGTTCATGGTCGTGGACCTGCCGTTCGGCACGTACCACACGGGCGTGCAGGACGCCATGCGCAGCGCCGTGCGGGTCATTCAGGAGACCGGCGCCGACGCCATCAAGATGGAAGGCGCCACGCCCGAAATCCTTCAGGTCGTGCAGACCCTGACCCGCAACGGCATTCCCGTGATGGGCCACGTGGGTCTGATGCCGCAGACCGCGACCGCCCAGGGTGGTCTGCGCGTGCAGGGCAAGGACGACGAGACGGCCCGCGCGACCCTGGAGGGCGCCGTGGCGCTGGAAGCCGCCGGGGCGTTCAGCGTGGTGCTGGAGGCCATTCCGGCAAGACTGGCGAACCTGATCAGCGAACGCCTGAGCGTGCCCACCATCGGCATCGGGGCGGGCGTGGGGTGCGACGGGCAGGTGCTCGTCACGCACGACCTGCTGGGTGTGTACGAGGGTGAGGACAAGAAGATCGCCAAACGCTACGCCGAGGTGGGCCGCCTGTCCCGCGAGGCCATCGAGACCTACGCCGCCGAGGTCCGCGCCCGCGCCTTCCCCACCCGCGAGAACTCCTTCGTCATGAAAGACGACGTGCTGGGCAAGCTGTACTGA
- a CDS encoding MFS transporter, producing MKSAPASTLPANVLHLPEFRAMLVAAVTSTLASRAVALTVAYQLYQLTKDPLTLGVLGLVEAIPALSLALLGGVVADRNDRRRILLATISVEVLCAVLFTLYAPHAPQHGIWPLLALIFTLGVARGFSDPALPAFQAQVVPRELLLRASAWRSSAGQAAAISGPALGGVLYASVGPAGAYAFAAALLAVSLACVAYVKPKPLPAFTPGEPFVDSIKAGLAFVMARQVLVGSMALDLFSVLFGGAVALLPVFASDILNVGPTGLGVLVAAPSVGALAVMLYATRRPPGVGAGRTLLLAVAGFGVCMLVFGLSQNFLLSVAALIAAGLFDGISMVIRSATLQLKTPDHMRGRVNAVSGMFIGASNELGAFESGVAARLLGTGRSVWAGGVVTLIVVAVTAALAPELRAMNLTDIED from the coding sequence GTGAAGTCCGCGCCCGCCTCCACCCTGCCCGCCAACGTGCTGCACCTGCCGGAATTCCGCGCCATGCTGGTCGCCGCCGTGACCAGCACCCTGGCCAGCCGCGCCGTCGCCCTGACCGTCGCGTACCAGCTGTACCAGCTGACGAAAGACCCCCTGACGCTGGGGGTCCTGGGACTGGTCGAGGCGATCCCGGCCCTGAGCCTCGCGCTGCTGGGCGGCGTGGTCGCCGACCGCAACGACCGCCGCCGCATCCTGCTGGCCACCATCAGCGTAGAAGTCCTGTGCGCCGTGCTGTTCACTCTGTACGCCCCGCACGCGCCGCAGCACGGCATCTGGCCGCTGCTGGCGCTGATCTTCACGCTGGGAGTCGCGCGCGGCTTTTCCGACCCGGCCCTCCCGGCCTTCCAGGCGCAGGTCGTGCCGCGTGAGCTGCTGCTGCGGGCCAGCGCGTGGCGGTCCAGTGCCGGGCAGGCCGCCGCCATCAGCGGCCCCGCGCTGGGCGGCGTGCTGTACGCATCGGTCGGGCCGGCCGGGGCGTACGCCTTCGCGGCCGCGCTGCTGGCCGTCTCGCTGGCGTGCGTGGCGTACGTAAAACCCAAGCCCCTCCCGGCCTTCACGCCCGGCGAACCGTTCGTGGACAGCATCAAGGCCGGACTGGCCTTCGTGATGGCGCGGCAGGTGCTGGTGGGCAGCATGGCCCTGGACCTGTTCAGCGTGCTGTTCGGCGGCGCGGTCGCCCTGCTGCCGGTGTTCGCCAGCGACATCCTGAACGTCGGACCGACCGGGCTGGGCGTGCTGGTCGCCGCGCCCAGCGTGGGCGCCCTGGCCGTCATGCTGTACGCCACGCGCCGCCCGCCCGGCGTGGGGGCCGGGCGCACCCTGCTGCTGGCCGTGGCGGGCTTCGGCGTGTGCATGCTGGTGTTCGGCCTGTCCCAGAACTTCCTGCTCAGCGTGGCCGCCCTGATCGCCGCCGGCCTGTTCGACGGCATCAGCATGGTCATCCGCAGCGCCACCCTGCAACTCAAAACCCCGGACCACATGCGCGGCCGCGTGAACGCCGTCAGCGGCATGTTCATCGGGGCCAGCAACGAACTCGGCGCGTTCGAGAGTGGCGTCGCCGCCCGGCTGCTCGGCACGGGCCGCAGCGTCTGGGCGGGCGGCGTGGTCACGCTGATCGTCGTGGCCGTCACGGCCGCCCTGGCCCCCGAACTGCGCGCCATGAACCTGACCGACATTGAGGACTGA
- a CDS encoding cytochrome P450 has protein sequence MTASATALPPRPPGLPLVGHAPALMRDVLGFMTRTSREYGDVVRVGLGVREVWVVSHPADIETLHIQTGRLFDKGLRRDPLLARLLGGGLLLSEGDFWLRQRRLAQPAFHSARIQGYLSVMQTQTQALQREWAEGGVRDVSADLSALTMRIVMRSVMGLPENSEQVERISRALDDALTGFRRNYGVPLPAGVPTPARRQFQRGSDDMDAVMKQLIAGRRAAGGTHDDLLDMLLSARDDSGQPMTDPQLLDEVKNILLAGHDTTASTLSFALYLLATHPDTEQRLAQELGGVLGGRLPELGDLRSLPFLDAVIKETLRLYPAAWSTQREARQEVTVGGYVAPPGTLFVINHWVTQRDPRFFDAPEEFQPERWLDGLEARLPKYAYFPFGGGGRICIGREFARLEAATVLAGLVQAFTYQTVRPLRLEPAISLRPLGGLPMRVQPREGGAVNG, from the coding sequence ATGACTGCCTCTGCGACCGCCCTGCCGCCGCGCCCGCCGGGCCTGCCTCTGGTGGGCCACGCGCCCGCCCTGATGCGGGACGTGCTGGGCTTCATGACCCGCACCAGCCGCGAGTACGGGGACGTGGTGCGCGTGGGGCTGGGCGTGCGGGAGGTGTGGGTGGTGAGTCACCCGGCCGACATCGAGACGCTGCACATCCAGACGGGCCGCCTGTTCGATAAGGGCCTGCGGCGTGACCCGCTGCTGGCGCGGCTGCTGGGCGGCGGCCTGCTGCTCTCGGAAGGGGATTTCTGGCTGCGGCAGCGGCGACTGGCGCAGCCTGCCTTTCACAGCGCCCGCATCCAGGGGTACCTGAGCGTCATGCAGACGCAGACGCAGGCGTTGCAGCGCGAGTGGGCAGAGGGAGGCGTGCGGGACGTCAGCGCGGACCTGTCGGCCCTGACCATGCGGATCGTGATGCGCAGCGTGATGGGCCTCCCCGAGAACAGCGAACAGGTCGAGCGCATCTCGCGGGCGCTGGACGACGCCCTGACCGGCTTCCGGCGCAACTACGGCGTGCCGCTCCCGGCGGGGGTGCCCACGCCCGCCCGCCGTCAGTTCCAGCGGGGCAGTGATGACATGGACGCCGTCATGAAGCAACTGATCGCCGGGCGCCGCGCGGCGGGCGGCACGCACGACGACCTGCTGGACATGCTGCTCTCGGCGCGGGACGACAGCGGGCAGCCCATGACGGACCCGCAACTGCTGGACGAGGTGAAGAACATCCTGCTGGCCGGGCACGACACGACCGCCAGCACCCTGAGTTTCGCGCTGTACCTGCTCGCCACGCACCCCGACACCGAGCAGCGGCTCGCGCAGGAACTGGGTGGCGTACTCGGCGGCCGCCTGCCGGAACTGGGCGACCTGCGCAGCCTGCCGTTCCTGGACGCCGTCATCAAGGAAACGCTGCGCCTGTACCCGGCCGCGTGGAGCACGCAGCGCGAGGCGCGGCAGGAAGTGACGGTCGGCGGGTACGTCGCCCCGCCCGGCACGCTGTTCGTGATCAACCATTGGGTCACGCAGCGCGACCCGCGCTTCTTCGACGCGCCCGAGGAGTTCCAGCCGGAACGCTGGCTGGACGGCCTGGAAGCGCGCCTGCCGAAGTACGCGTACTTCCCGTTCGGCGGCGGTGGCCGCATCTGCATCGGCCGGGAGTTCGCGCGCCTGGAAGCCGCGACCGTCCTGGCCGGACTGGTGCAGGCCTTCACCTACCAGACCGTGCGCCCCCTGCGCCTGGAACCCGCCATCAGCCTGCGCCCGCTGGGCGGCCTGCCCATGCGCGTGCAGCCCCGGGAAGGGGGAGCAGTGAATGGTTGA